The region TTATTCCTGCAGCAGCCGGATCTTACACCATTACCAACCTGGGTAAAGGCAGAGCTAAAGTTGTAAAAGCATTTTTAAAATAAGCACCATGATCGACACGATAAACTATACTGGTGCCAAAAAAAGCACCACATACCTGTACCTCGTTTGCCTTGTGGCTGCTCTTGGCGGATTCTTATTTGGGTTTGATACTGCCGTAATATCAGGCACCGTGAGCCTGGTTAAAAAGGATTTTAGCCTTACTGCCGTAAGTGAAGGCTGGTTTGTAAGCTGTGCCTTATTAGGTTGTATAATAGGGGTAAGCTTTTCCGGCAAGTTAAGTGATAAGTATGGGCGCAAAATAGTGCTGATCCTGTCAGCGGTGTTGTTCCTGGCATCAGCGTTGGGTTGCATGCTTACTAATTCGTTTACCGAGTTAATCATCTTTCGCCTGATAGGTGGCTTAGGCATAGGCGTAGCATCAATGGTGTCGCCACTATACATATCAGAATTTTCTCCATCTAGATACCGTGGTATGATGGTGTCGCTTTATCAATTGGCTTTAACAATTGGGATTGTGCTGGCTTATTTTTCTAATGCTTATCTAGCTAATCACGTAAATGATAGCTACTCATTGGGGTTACTGCAAAACATTTTCTCAGCTGAGGTATGGCGCGCAATGCTGGGCTTGGGGGCTTTGCCTGCAGCAATATTTCTACTTTCATTATTTATGGTGCCAGAGTCACCAAGGTGGCTTTTGTTAAAAGGAGAGGAGCAAAAGGCACGAACTATACTGATCAAAATAGATGGAGAGGCCGCTGCAGCAAATGAGATCAAAGCTTTTAAAGACCAGGACGATGCGGACAATACATCCCTTAAAGAGCTATTTAAACCTGTTTACCGCAAAGCGTTATGGATTGGTTTACTGCTGCCCTTTTTATCCCAGGTTTGCGGTATAAACGCAGTGATTTACTACGGTCCGCGCATTTTAGAACAAGCCGGTTTTACGCTCAACAATGCCTTAGGTGGTCAGGTGACAATTGGGCTTGTAAACGTAGTATTTACCTTTGTTGCAATTTTCACCATAGATAAATGGGGCCGTAAACCGCTGCTTTATGCAGGTGTTGGCGGCGCGGTACTATCGCTTCTTATCATAGGGGCTCTATTTGCGCTGGGTGTTACCTCCGGCCCCTGGATACTCATTTTCATTCTGGCTTTTATCGCCTGCTTTGCGTTCTCATTCGGCCCGGTTTGCTGGGTAGTTGTTGGCGAAATATTTCCCAACGCGGTGCGTGGTAAAGCCATGGCACTTGCAACGTTATCCTTGTGGATAGGCAACTTTTTAGTTGGCCAGTTAACGCCGGTTATGCTGGAAAGCCTGGGTTCATCGTGGACTTTTTGGCTTTTTGCCCTTTGCTGCTCACCGGCATTGTGGATCACCTGGAAGTTAATTCCCGAAACCAAGGGGCGCTCCCTGGAAAACATAGAGCGTTACTGGAAAGAAGACTATCACCTTAATAGACCTAAATTATAACAAGCCATTATAAACCAAACCATTATAAATTATCAGTCTGTAATTATGAGATCAAAACTATTACAAAAACTTAAAAAGCTTAAATGGCTTTACAGCAAACCTATTGTAGCAGGTATGCTGGGCATTGCCGCCTTTAACAGCGCTGCTTATGCCGTGGGTACAAAACCACAATTCTACACAAAAAAGGTTGTTGATATAACCGTAACTGGTAGGGTATTTGACGAAACCAATCAGCCCTTACCCGGTGTTAATGTAAGTATTGCCGGCACCACCATTGGCACCATAACTGATGTAAACGGCCGCTACACACTTAACATACCTGATGCTTACGCAAGCAGGAGCATAAGCTTCTCGTTCATCGGTTATATCAAACAGGATATTGCTATTTCGGGTAAAACAGAAATCAATGTAAACTTAAAAACGAATAGCACTAGCCTTAATGAGGTTGTGGTTGTAGGTTACGGCACCCAAAAACGCATCAACGTTACAGGTGCGGTAAGTACCATTAGCTCTAAAAGCATCGAGAATAAACCTGTGCTGAATACTTATCAAGCATTACAAGGCGAATCTCCAAACTTGATTATACAACAGACAAACCTAAACCCTGGCAGCGATGTAACTGTAAACATACGTGGCATAAACAGTTTAGGTGATAATACCCCACTTGTGGTTGTTGATGGAATTATTGGTGGGAACTTAAACACCATTAACCCTAATGATATAGCAAGTGTATCGGTGCTAAAAGATGCCGGGTCTGCCGCCATTTATGGCTCACGCGCTGCTAATGGTGTAATTTTAGTGACTACAAAGGCAGGAAGGTTTAACGCTAAGCCGACAGTCAGCTATAATGGCAACTACGGATTACAGGATGCGCAAGTTTTGGTGCACAAAGTGGATGCGTGGGATAACGCATATTACAAAAACCAATCGCTTATAAACTCCGGTTTACCAGCAGCTTATACCCCCGACCAAATTCAGGCTTTAAAAGATGCGGGAAATGGTACATGGGACATTGAACATTTGCTTAAAAAAGCACCGTTGCAATCACATAATTTAAGTATCACCGGCGGTGGCGAAACCAACTCATATTACATTTCTGCAGGTTATCAGAATCAAGGAAGCAACCTTATTGGTAATGGCGGTTCGGGTGCAGACTTTGGATATCAAAAGTATAACCTGAGGTTGAACCAAACGTCTGTAATAGGCAGGTTCAGGTCCAATATCATTTTGAATTATACCAAAACTCGTAACAAAACAAACAGCGTTGGTGACAATAACATTTTTGCAGATGCTAACCGCGTGCCACATAACTACAATTGGCTTGACGAGAATGGCAACTATTTAACTAATCCGGTTGCTTCTCAATACAACGAGTATGGTGTGCTTGAAAAAGGCGGATATAACCAGGCTGATAACGATGAGGTATTCGGCTCTTTTACCGGGCAGTTAAGTATCACTAAAGATCTAAAACTTACAGGTCAGTTTGGTGGTACTATCCAAAATAATGGCACTTTTTTCCGCCGTACCCAAGTTGATTACTTACCGGCTGGTGTATATGGCAATGATTTAACTGTATTGGATGGTAATAGCAAATCGTTTTTGACAGACACCAAGGTGTACGCAGAATACAGCAAAAAGATAAGTGACCATACCTTCAAAATACAAGCTGGTGTAGAGAGCGAAACATACAATCAACGTGGCTTTCAACTGCAAAAGACGCTTACTGATCCTTTATTAGGTACGCCTACTACAGGTACTATAGTTGATACACAGAACTCAAGCAACAGTATTGGAGTTAATTCAACTAGTTTACTGTCGGTAATTGGTCGTCTTAATTACTCTTATAAGGATAAGTTTTTATTGGAGGCCCTATTTCGTAATGATGCGTCATCAAAATTTGCAAAGGGCAACAGGGCAAGTTTTTTTCCATCGGTAAGTGCAGGCTGGATAATCAGCAAAGAATCCTTTATGGAATCTCTTAAAAATACTGTAAGTACTTTAAAATTACGAGCTTCATACGGCACAGTAGGTAATCAAAACGTTCGCAATTATCAATATCAAACAACTTATTTTAACTATCCAAATGCTTACGGCTTTGGTAACAATATAGTTGGTGGTGCAGGTACAAACATCGCTAACCGTGACATTGGATGGGAAAAGTCTGCCAAACTGAACATTGGCGTTGATGCAGGATTATTTGATGACAGGCTGGTGGCTACATTAGATTATTTCAACTCTACCACCAGTAATATTTTAGCGGCAAGAGCAGATGTGCCATTCGTATATGGTGCAGCTTCGCCTGATTATAACGTTGCTAAAGTTCGTAACAATGGATGGGAAGCTTCATTAACTTATAATTTAAGAGGTAAAGAAGTTAGCCAAAGCTTTAGCGTAAACATTGCTGATAACAAAAATAAACTGTTGAAATTAACCGGAAGTGCTACGGAGACAATTTACAATCAGGACGTTTTTCAATTGATCAGGCGGGTTGGAGAACCCATTACGCAGTACTACGGTTATGAAACAAACGGTTTCTTCCAAAATCAGCAGGATATTGATAACTCGCCGAAACTTGCAGGTAATAACGTACAGCCTGGCGATTTGAAGTTTAAAGACCGCAACAGCGATGGCATTATTGATGAAAAAGATAAAACCGTTCTAGGTAATCCATTCCCGCGCTACACATTTGGTTTCACTTATCGTGTTGCTTATAAAGGTTTCGATCTATCATTCTTTATACAGGGTGTAGGCAAACGTGATGCGTTCCTGCGCGGCGAACTGGTGGAGCCATTTCACTATGGTTATGGCGCTACAGTTTACGAACATCAAACAGATATCTGGTCGCCAACCAACCCGAATGCCCGTTATCCAATATTGGCTAACATTGGTTCTCCGTCAAATACAAATAATTGGCGTACAGGATCTGATCTGTACAAATATGATGCAGCTTACGCAAGGTTGAAAAACGTAAACATAGGCTACAATTTCAGCAACAGTGTTACCAAGAAGTTAGGCATACAGCGTTTAAGGGTATCACTTATTGGCCAAAACCTGGCCACACTGAGCAAATTAAAGTTTATCGATCCGGAAACGTCTGAGTTTGGTAACAACCTTAACCCTGGTTCAGCTTCTAACAGTGCAAGGCAATACCCGCTGCCTGTGTTTTACGGTGCCGGCCTTGACATTTCATTCTAAAGAACAGATAATTTAAAAACATAAGAAAATGAGATTTTTTAAAAAGCTTTTAATCGTATCTGTTGCAGTTTTAGCAGCATTGGGTTGTAAAAAACTCGATATCGCTCCAACAGACCGGTTTTCCGACCTTACCTTTTGGCAAGTCGACGCAAACGTTTATAACGCACTATACAACAACTACAGCTTAATTTATAACAGCGGTTTGTATTTTGATGCAGAGGCATTATCTGACAATGCCTACTCACCATCAGGCGACCTTAATGTTATTGCCAGTGGCAATGCCACATCGCAAACAGGTAAATTTGCCGGCGACTGGAACAATTATTACTCGGCGATAAAATCGTGTAATATATTTTTAGCAAACATAGATAAAAACACAACATTGCCTGCCGCGGTAAAAACCAGGCTGGTAGCAGAGACCCGTTTTATTCGTGCGTTTGAGCATTTTAACTTAACTAAATGGTATGGTGATGTGCCAATTGTAGATCACGATGCCACTCCCGAGGAAGCCCAAACCATTTCGCGCTCACCAAAAGCAGAAGTGATAAACTTTGTTGTCAAAGAACTGGAAGCTATAGTTAATGATCTGCCATCAAAAGACGCGATCCCGGCTACCGAGAACGGTCGTATAACCAAAGGTGCAGCACTGGCGTTAGAAGCAAGGGTATTGTTGTATGAGGGAAATCGTATGGCCGATGTAGTGGCCATTTGTGAAAAACTCATGAATGACCAGGGTACAAACGGCTCATATGGGTTGGAGACAAGCTATAGCGCTTTATTTAGCGATCCCAATGTTAATAAAACCACCAAAGAAAGCATACTCTCTTTGCAATATGTACCCACTTTACGTACATGGCAAAACTTTTGGGATTTTGCTCCACGCACTGTTGGTGGCCGTGTAAGTAACATGGCACCTACACAGGAGTTGGTTGATGATTATATTATGCTAAACGGCAAAGGAATCAAAGAAGCTGGCTCTGGCTATGTGGAAACTAACCCTTACGTAAACCGCGACCCCCGTTTAACTGCAACCGTAGTATATGACCGTTATACCTGGGTAAACGCAAATAATATTACGAAAACCATTTACATCAAACCAGGCACCGACCCTGTTCAGCCTGGATTAGATGAATATAACGCAGGTTCGCAGGCGGCATCAGCTACGGCATATTATTGGAGAAAGTACTATGATCCAAGCGCGCTGGCCAACTTCGTTTCAGGCAACAACCTGCACCTTATCAGGTATGCGGAGATCCTTTTAGATTATGCAGAAGCAAAACAAAGCCTTGGACAGATGGATGCCAGCGTTTGGGCGAAAACTATTGGTGCATTGCGATCAAGGGCCGGATTCACGGATGCAGGCGCCTTAAACTACCCGGTAACAGGCAACATGACCAACATCATCCGTCGCGAAAGAAGGGTAGAGCTGGCGATGGAAGGCTTGCGTGTTGATGATATCCGCAGATGGAAGACCGCCGAAACAGCAATGAATGGTTACATCCACGGAGCCAAGTTCTCTAATGACCAAAATACAGATAACGGTTATATAAGGGTACAGCTGCGTAAGTTCAACCCTAATCGTGATTATCTGTGGGCCATTCCGGCGCATGATGTCGATCTGAATAAAAACCTTGTTCAAAACCCCGGCTACACTCAATAATTTAATCAAACCATAAATATTATGAAGAAGATAATAAAGCTGGCAGGTATAATGCTGCTGGTGGTATTTGCAGCAAGTTCCTGCAAAAAAGAAAACAGACCTCTAGACCTTAGCCTAACTCCGGTTGGGACCTTGGCTACACCTAATGACAATGCGGATGTAAAACTTGACCCTACAAGTTCCGCGAATATATTATTCAAGTGGGACGCGGCATCTACTGATGATGGTGGCTTGATACTTTACGAAATAGCGTTTGATAAAGAAGGTGGCGATTTCAGCAAACCTGTTTACAAAGCTGTTTCTGATGGCGGGGGTGTAAAAACAGAGATCACCATAACACATAAGGACCTTAATAAGATTGCCAATGCGGTAGGTATCGCTTCTTCAAGCACCGGAAAGTTAAAGTGGACAGTTATAGCATCTAAAGGTACAAATGCTTTGCCTTCTTCTGCATCGCGCACGTTACAGTTGGAACGTCCCGCCGGTTTTGCTGAAAACCCTGTCGATTTATACATCACCGGATCGGCTACGGAGGGTGGTACTGATCTAAGCAAAGCAGTTAAGCTAAAAAAGGTAGAAGACGGTGTGTTTGAGATTTACACTTCACTAAAAGCCGGTGATTACTATCTCACAGATAAAAATGCCGATGGAGGTAAAAAATACTATATCGAAAACAGTGTGATAAAAGAAGGAGCGAACGTAGTAACTGTTACAGGTACTGCCAAAACTTACCGTTTAAATTATGATTTTACATCGGCTACTACCAAGTCGTCAGAAATACAATCTATTGGGTTGTATATGTCGGCTTACAATACCGAAATAGGCACCCTTAATTACATTGGCAACGGTGTATTCGAAGCGGCAAGCATCCCTGTTGAATTCTATCAGTTCTCCTGGGGCCGTGACGAACGATACAAGTTCATCATCCACACTGCAACAGGATTAGAATATAAAGGAAGTACTAACGCTAACAACGTTTCGCCGGCAGGCCAGGCAGCATCCTACTTTTACCTGGTTCCGGTTACCAATTCGCAGTGGGATAATACGTACAAGTTTGATCCATCTGCCGACAGAAAGAATGTTAAAGTTGACGTAATGTTACAACCTAACGCTTATACACACAAAGTGACTGTTCTTTAAACTGTTGCACATTTAAGCACTCGCGGCTGTGGCTGCGGGTGTTCAATTAAATTTTACCTTATGAAAAAAGTACTTTTTGGGTTGGCAGCTGTTGCAACTGTATTGGCAGCATCGTGTAGTAAAGATAAAGGAGTAACACCCGGTCCCGGCGGCGGTGGCACAACACCGCCTGTGGTGGTTAACCCACCTGCAACCACCGTCAATTACTTTGATCTGGCTAAGCAAACGCGCAGCTTTATAAGCAGTAACCTGCTTACGTCAAACTTTAGTTATCGCGCAAATACTACATCTCATGCTAACAATTGTTACGAGTGGTACAACGTAAGCCAGATATATGCTGATGCTGCTTTGGTGGCAGCGGGAGATGCGTCCGCTTTGCCTTACATGAATAATACCTTTAAGTTTATGGAGAACTTTTGGGACAAGGCAGACATGCGGGGTGGTTATTTTGCTTCTGTAAACCTAGACGGCAGCGGCGCTGCCGGCGATAAATATGTAGATGATAACGGCTTGACCGGTATGGTTTACCTTGAAGCGTACGAAATAACTAACGGAACAGACAAAGCAGCGTATTTAGCTAAGGCCAAAGCTTGTGCTGACTGGCTAATAAACAGCGGGCTATGGGATAGTACATACGGCGGCGGTTTTTGGTGGAACACCTCTAAACCGGATAAGCCAACGCAATCAAACGGTGTGGCTATGCAGCTCTTCGCCAAATTGTACACTATTACAGGTGAAACTATTTACCGTGACTGGGCTACCCAGGTGAACAACTGGCTGCGTACAACCATGTACGACTCTGCAAGTGGCCTTTACATCTGGAAAATTGATGGAGGTGGCTCAGGTACAAAACACTTTGAAAAATTCACGTACGACAACGCAGTGATGCTGGAGGCGGATATACTTTTTGGCAAGGCGACAAACGATGCGTCTTATTTAGCGAAGGCGCAGGCTATTGGCAACGCGATGAACACGGTTCTCTGGAATTCGCAATATAAAGGCTACATTTTCAATACTGACCCCACACAAACACGTGTTAACCCTGCATGGTGCGGTTGGGGCACTCAGGGAATGATCAGGCTGTACGAACAGGATAAAGATCAAAAGTGGCTTACCTTTGCCCGCAATAATATTGCTGCCTTAAACAAAGCAACACGCAATGCCGACTCTCGCGCTTACTACTTTTTTGCAAGCTTTGATGGTTCAAGCCGCTCGCCGGAAATAGAGGGGGTAGATCAAGCCTGGATGCAAAGGGTACAGGCTATGATGTCTGTTTACGATAAATAGTTAATCTGAAGCTTAGTTGGTTGTTATATAATATATACATGAAAGTTAAATTTATTCCTGCTGCTGCAATGCTGGCTGTTTTATTATCAAGCTGTAGCGTTAAGCGTGAAAGTGTATCCAAATACGTCGACCCAAACATTGGTACGGCCCATAGCAGGTGGTTCTTTTATACACCGGCAGCGGTACCCTATGGTATGG is a window of Mucilaginibacter terrenus DNA encoding:
- a CDS encoding SusC/RagA family TonB-linked outer membrane protein, whose amino-acid sequence is MRSKLLQKLKKLKWLYSKPIVAGMLGIAAFNSAAYAVGTKPQFYTKKVVDITVTGRVFDETNQPLPGVNVSIAGTTIGTITDVNGRYTLNIPDAYASRSISFSFIGYIKQDIAISGKTEINVNLKTNSTSLNEVVVVGYGTQKRINVTGAVSTISSKSIENKPVLNTYQALQGESPNLIIQQTNLNPGSDVTVNIRGINSLGDNTPLVVVDGIIGGNLNTINPNDIASVSVLKDAGSAAIYGSRAANGVILVTTKAGRFNAKPTVSYNGNYGLQDAQVLVHKVDAWDNAYYKNQSLINSGLPAAYTPDQIQALKDAGNGTWDIEHLLKKAPLQSHNLSITGGGETNSYYISAGYQNQGSNLIGNGGSGADFGYQKYNLRLNQTSVIGRFRSNIILNYTKTRNKTNSVGDNNIFADANRVPHNYNWLDENGNYLTNPVASQYNEYGVLEKGGYNQADNDEVFGSFTGQLSITKDLKLTGQFGGTIQNNGTFFRRTQVDYLPAGVYGNDLTVLDGNSKSFLTDTKVYAEYSKKISDHTFKIQAGVESETYNQRGFQLQKTLTDPLLGTPTTGTIVDTQNSSNSIGVNSTSLLSVIGRLNYSYKDKFLLEALFRNDASSKFAKGNRASFFPSVSAGWIISKESFMESLKNTVSTLKLRASYGTVGNQNVRNYQYQTTYFNYPNAYGFGNNIVGGAGTNIANRDIGWEKSAKLNIGVDAGLFDDRLVATLDYFNSTTSNILAARADVPFVYGAASPDYNVAKVRNNGWEASLTYNLRGKEVSQSFSVNIADNKNKLLKLTGSATETIYNQDVFQLIRRVGEPITQYYGYETNGFFQNQQDIDNSPKLAGNNVQPGDLKFKDRNSDGIIDEKDKTVLGNPFPRYTFGFTYRVAYKGFDLSFFIQGVGKRDAFLRGELVEPFHYGYGATVYEHQTDIWSPTNPNARYPILANIGSPSNTNNWRTGSDLYKYDAAYARLKNVNIGYNFSNSVTKKLGIQRLRVSLIGQNLATLSKLKFIDPETSEFGNNLNPGSASNSARQYPLPVFYGAGLDISF
- a CDS encoding sugar porter family MFS transporter: MIDTINYTGAKKSTTYLYLVCLVAALGGFLFGFDTAVISGTVSLVKKDFSLTAVSEGWFVSCALLGCIIGVSFSGKLSDKYGRKIVLILSAVLFLASALGCMLTNSFTELIIFRLIGGLGIGVASMVSPLYISEFSPSRYRGMMVSLYQLALTIGIVLAYFSNAYLANHVNDSYSLGLLQNIFSAEVWRAMLGLGALPAAIFLLSLFMVPESPRWLLLKGEEQKARTILIKIDGEAAAANEIKAFKDQDDADNTSLKELFKPVYRKALWIGLLLPFLSQVCGINAVIYYGPRILEQAGFTLNNALGGQVTIGLVNVVFTFVAIFTIDKWGRKPLLYAGVGGAVLSLLIIGALFALGVTSGPWILIFILAFIACFAFSFGPVCWVVVGEIFPNAVRGKAMALATLSLWIGNFLVGQLTPVMLESLGSSWTFWLFALCCSPALWITWKLIPETKGRSLENIERYWKEDYHLNRPKL
- a CDS encoding RagB/SusD family nutrient uptake outer membrane protein; protein product: MRFFKKLLIVSVAVLAALGCKKLDIAPTDRFSDLTFWQVDANVYNALYNNYSLIYNSGLYFDAEALSDNAYSPSGDLNVIASGNATSQTGKFAGDWNNYYSAIKSCNIFLANIDKNTTLPAAVKTRLVAETRFIRAFEHFNLTKWYGDVPIVDHDATPEEAQTISRSPKAEVINFVVKELEAIVNDLPSKDAIPATENGRITKGAALALEARVLLYEGNRMADVVAICEKLMNDQGTNGSYGLETSYSALFSDPNVNKTTKESILSLQYVPTLRTWQNFWDFAPRTVGGRVSNMAPTQELVDDYIMLNGKGIKEAGSGYVETNPYVNRDPRLTATVVYDRYTWVNANNITKTIYIKPGTDPVQPGLDEYNAGSQAASATAYYWRKYYDPSALANFVSGNNLHLIRYAEILLDYAEAKQSLGQMDASVWAKTIGALRSRAGFTDAGALNYPVTGNMTNIIRRERRVELAMEGLRVDDIRRWKTAETAMNGYIHGAKFSNDQNTDNGYIRVQLRKFNPNRDYLWAIPAHDVDLNKNLVQNPGYTQ
- a CDS encoding glycoside hydrolase family 76 protein produces the protein MKKVLFGLAAVATVLAASCSKDKGVTPGPGGGGTTPPVVVNPPATTVNYFDLAKQTRSFISSNLLTSNFSYRANTTSHANNCYEWYNVSQIYADAALVAAGDASALPYMNNTFKFMENFWDKADMRGGYFASVNLDGSGAAGDKYVDDNGLTGMVYLEAYEITNGTDKAAYLAKAKACADWLINSGLWDSTYGGGFWWNTSKPDKPTQSNGVAMQLFAKLYTITGETIYRDWATQVNNWLRTTMYDSASGLYIWKIDGGGSGTKHFEKFTYDNAVMLEADILFGKATNDASYLAKAQAIGNAMNTVLWNSQYKGYIFNTDPTQTRVNPAWCGWGTQGMIRLYEQDKDQKWLTFARNNIAALNKATRNADSRAYYFFASFDGSSRSPEIEGVDQAWMQRVQAMMSVYDK
- a CDS encoding SusE domain-containing protein, with the translated sequence MKKIIKLAGIMLLVVFAASSCKKENRPLDLSLTPVGTLATPNDNADVKLDPTSSANILFKWDAASTDDGGLILYEIAFDKEGGDFSKPVYKAVSDGGGVKTEITITHKDLNKIANAVGIASSSTGKLKWTVIASKGTNALPSSASRTLQLERPAGFAENPVDLYITGSATEGGTDLSKAVKLKKVEDGVFEIYTSLKAGDYYLTDKNADGGKKYYIENSVIKEGANVVTVTGTAKTYRLNYDFTSATTKSSEIQSIGLYMSAYNTEIGTLNYIGNGVFEAASIPVEFYQFSWGRDERYKFIIHTATGLEYKGSTNANNVSPAGQAASYFYLVPVTNSQWDNTYKFDPSADRKNVKVDVMLQPNAYTHKVTVL